A portion of the Micromonospora vinacea genome contains these proteins:
- a CDS encoding LuxR C-terminal-related transcriptional regulator yields the protein MSRWEFVGRTDELNRLLEAVTGEAGRGLFFSGSAGIGKSRLLREGVGGLPTDRFAIWSIAASATTAALPFGGLVQVLPAEQPQGLSPAGILRWALNLLQQQAAGRRIVLAIDDAHLLDPPSAALVHLVARAENATVVGTLRDGEQIPLPIRALWTDDLVEHVELTPMPQEQTSDLLAAILGGPVDAGSADRLGRLSAGNPLLLRELVHAASGSAELKRTYGIWKWTGRLELAPNLTDLIDTRVGKLTDGVRAVVELVAFGEPLGLHLLRQAAEQSDVETAEERGLISVVQHDRRTNVRLAHPLYGEVMRRRCPVSRTRRLQAHLAELLEQVGKRRRDDLLRVAVWRLDSGTAQDPALLLDAAVQAFTRYDVPLATRLARAALNADGGYDAAELLATILMFADRPEEAIEVLDAVTPEPGDERRLCRWLTVRGMVSYWGLSRESTVEEIASRVEQLSDSADRSRVHAFEAIMRLHRLDTATALQLSRQVLDRPAAGVAARELARSTIAYVQAAQGELTRSGTAIAQVHSAAASWRTDMPYLQLALELARGTRLMLTGDLAGIDAIVADEFADLAGAGDFRLGTGYLAILQAYAARLRGQSDSAMRASLGACAVLATSRVYAGLAQAERAQSAALRGDAAQAVAAMAEADRTHAPGMAVLYPWLEQARGATLAATGDLPGAVKHLGDLVDRLRSDGFAGHEVHVLHDLVRLDQAGMAVGPTCSDGGRRTVAQRLAELSERVDGVLPPLLARHARAAVTDSPTDLLAVADDYAALELTVYAAEATSQAVQRLRRQHSAAANDARERLAGLLGRCDLIRTAALQAGAPVLTEREWQVARLAAHGAPSRAIAERLYLSARTVENHLQRIYAKLGVTGRAELWAALRSIPGHDGGDTS from the coding sequence ATGAGTCGATGGGAGTTCGTCGGCCGCACGGATGAGCTCAACCGCCTGTTGGAGGCGGTGACCGGTGAGGCCGGCCGCGGGCTCTTCTTCAGCGGCAGCGCTGGCATCGGCAAGAGTCGGTTGCTGCGCGAGGGCGTCGGTGGGTTGCCCACCGACCGGTTCGCGATCTGGTCCATCGCCGCCAGCGCCACCACCGCCGCGCTGCCGTTCGGCGGGCTGGTCCAGGTCCTGCCCGCCGAACAACCCCAGGGCCTCTCCCCCGCCGGGATCCTGCGCTGGGCGCTCAACCTGCTGCAACAGCAGGCGGCTGGCCGCCGGATCGTGCTCGCCATCGACGACGCCCACCTCCTCGATCCACCCTCGGCCGCGCTCGTGCACCTGGTTGCCCGCGCCGAGAACGCCACAGTGGTCGGCACCCTGCGCGACGGCGAGCAGATCCCGCTGCCGATCCGCGCACTCTGGACCGACGACCTGGTCGAACACGTCGAGCTGACCCCGATGCCGCAGGAGCAGACCTCCGATCTGCTGGCGGCGATCCTGGGCGGCCCGGTCGACGCCGGCTCCGCCGACCGGCTCGGCCGTCTGTCGGCCGGCAACCCGCTGCTGCTGCGCGAGTTGGTGCACGCCGCCAGCGGCAGCGCGGAGTTGAAGCGCACGTACGGGATCTGGAAGTGGACCGGACGACTGGAGCTGGCGCCCAACCTGACCGACCTCATCGACACCCGGGTCGGCAAGCTCACCGACGGCGTCCGCGCTGTCGTCGAGCTGGTCGCGTTCGGCGAACCGCTGGGCCTGCACCTCCTGAGGCAGGCCGCCGAGCAGTCGGACGTGGAGACCGCCGAGGAACGCGGGCTGATCTCCGTGGTCCAACACGACCGGCGCACAAACGTCCGGCTGGCGCACCCGCTCTACGGCGAGGTGATGCGCCGGCGCTGTCCGGTGAGCCGCACCCGCCGACTCCAGGCACACCTCGCCGAGCTGCTTGAGCAGGTCGGCAAACGCCGCCGTGACGACCTGCTGCGGGTTGCCGTCTGGCGACTCGACTCGGGCACGGCACAGGATCCGGCCCTGCTGCTGGACGCCGCGGTGCAGGCGTTCACCCGCTACGACGTACCGCTGGCGACCCGGCTGGCGCGGGCCGCGCTGAACGCCGACGGCGGCTACGACGCGGCGGAGCTGCTGGCCACCATCCTGATGTTCGCCGACCGGCCCGAAGAGGCGATCGAGGTCCTCGACGCGGTGACGCCCGAGCCCGGCGACGAGCGGCGGCTCTGCCGCTGGCTGACCGTTCGCGGGATGGTCAGTTACTGGGGGTTGAGCCGGGAGTCCACTGTGGAGGAGATCGCGAGCCGGGTCGAGCAGCTCAGCGACTCCGCCGACCGGTCCCGGGTGCACGCCTTCGAGGCGATCATGCGCCTGCACCGACTGGACACGGCCACCGCGCTGCAGCTCAGCCGACAGGTGTTGGACCGGCCGGCGGCCGGCGTCGCCGCCCGCGAGCTGGCCCGCTCCACCATCGCGTACGTCCAGGCCGCGCAGGGCGAGCTGACCCGCAGCGGTACGGCGATCGCCCAGGTGCACTCGGCCGCGGCCAGTTGGCGCACCGACATGCCGTACCTCCAGTTGGCCCTGGAGCTGGCCCGGGGCACCCGGCTCATGCTCACCGGCGACCTGGCCGGGATCGACGCGATCGTGGCCGACGAGTTCGCCGACCTCGCCGGCGCCGGCGACTTCCGCCTCGGCACCGGCTACCTGGCCATCCTCCAGGCGTACGCGGCCCGGCTGCGCGGGCAGAGCGACTCGGCCATGCGGGCGTCCCTGGGCGCCTGCGCGGTGCTGGCCACGAGTCGGGTCTACGCCGGTCTGGCCCAGGCCGAACGCGCCCAGTCCGCGGCGCTGCGGGGTGACGCCGCGCAGGCGGTTGCGGCGATGGCCGAAGCCGACCGCACCCACGCGCCGGGCATGGCGGTGCTCTACCCGTGGCTGGAGCAGGCTCGGGGCGCGACGCTCGCCGCGACGGGAGACCTGCCGGGCGCTGTCAAACACCTCGGCGACCTGGTGGACCGGCTGCGTTCGGACGGCTTCGCCGGGCACGAGGTGCACGTCCTGCACGACCTCGTCCGACTGGACCAGGCTGGCATGGCGGTCGGGCCCACCTGCTCCGATGGCGGCCGGCGCACCGTCGCGCAGCGCCTCGCCGAACTCTCCGAGCGGGTCGACGGGGTGCTCCCGCCGCTGCTGGCCCGGCACGCCCGCGCCGCGGTCACCGACTCCCCCACCGACCTGCTCGCGGTCGCCGACGACTACGCGGCCCTGGAGTTGACCGTGTACGCCGCCGAGGCCACCTCCCAGGCCGTCCAGCGGTTGCGCAGGCAGCACTCGGCCGCGGCCAACGACGCCCGGGAGCGCCTCGCCGGGTTGCTCGGCCGCTGTGACCTGATCCGGACGGCGGCGCTCCAGGCCGGCGCGCCCGTGCTCACCGAGCGGGAGTGGCAGGTGGCACGCCTCGCCGCGCACGGCGCCCCCAGTCGGGCCATCGCCGAACGGCTCTACCTCTCGGCGCGCACTGTGGAAAACCACCTCCAACGGATCTACGCCAAGCTCGGCGTCACCGGTCGGGCCGAGCTGTGGGCGGCGTTACGCTCGATCCCGGGCCACGACGGCGGCGACACGAGCTGA
- a CDS encoding nicotinate phosphoribosyltransferase: MSIHRPALLTDHYELTMVSAALKDGTADRRCVFEVFSRRLPSGRRYGVVAGTTRLIELIRDFRFDSAEVEFLLRTGVVDETAAAWLTDYRFTGDVDGYAEGELFFPGSPILTVSGGFAECVVLETLALSVLNHDSAVAAAAARMVTAARGRALIEMGSRRAHEEAAVAAARAAYLAGFRFTSNLAAGERYGIPTAGTAAHAFTLLHDDERAAFASQVATLGKDTTLLVDTYDISQGIRNAIAVAGPELRAVRIDSGDLAVIAQQSRELLDSLGATETKIIVSGDLDEYAIAALAAEPVDMYGAGTAVVTGSGAPTAGLVYKLVEVEGRPVVKRSEHKATIGGRKVAVRRHKPTGTATEEVIVPQGVPDRQPNDRLLQQSYVVAGEPVTLPTLDESREHLRECLISIPWEGLKLSAGDPAVPVTVVPAG; this comes from the coding sequence GTGAGCATCCACCGCCCCGCGCTCCTGACCGACCACTACGAGCTGACCATGGTCAGCGCGGCACTGAAGGACGGCACCGCCGATCGCCGGTGTGTCTTCGAGGTGTTCAGCCGCCGGCTGCCGAGCGGCCGCCGGTACGGCGTGGTCGCCGGGACGACCCGGCTGATCGAGCTGATCCGCGACTTCCGGTTCGACAGCGCTGAGGTCGAGTTCCTGCTGCGTACCGGGGTGGTCGACGAGACGGCGGCGGCGTGGCTCACCGACTACCGCTTCACCGGCGACGTCGACGGGTACGCCGAGGGTGAGCTGTTCTTCCCCGGTTCACCGATCCTCACCGTCTCCGGCGGCTTCGCCGAGTGTGTGGTGTTGGAGACGCTGGCGCTGTCCGTCCTCAACCACGACAGCGCGGTGGCGGCCGCAGCGGCCCGGATGGTGACCGCGGCGCGGGGCCGGGCACTGATCGAGATGGGGTCGCGTCGGGCACACGAGGAGGCGGCGGTGGCCGCGGCGCGGGCCGCGTACCTGGCCGGGTTCCGGTTCACGTCCAACCTCGCCGCAGGTGAGCGCTACGGCATCCCGACGGCGGGCACCGCGGCGCACGCGTTCACACTGCTGCACGACGACGAGCGGGCGGCGTTCGCCTCGCAGGTCGCCACGCTGGGCAAGGACACCACGCTGCTGGTCGACACGTACGACATCAGCCAGGGCATCCGCAACGCGATAGCGGTGGCCGGGCCGGAACTGCGGGCGGTACGGATCGACTCCGGTGACCTCGCGGTGATCGCTCAACAGTCCCGGGAGCTGCTCGATTCGCTGGGCGCCACCGAGACCAAGATCATCGTTTCCGGTGACCTGGACGAGTACGCGATCGCCGCGCTGGCCGCCGAACCGGTGGACATGTACGGCGCCGGCACGGCAGTGGTCACCGGCTCCGGGGCACCGACCGCGGGGCTGGTCTACAAGCTGGTCGAGGTCGAGGGACGGCCGGTGGTGAAGCGCTCCGAGCACAAGGCGACGATCGGCGGCCGGAAGGTCGCGGTCCGCCGGCACAAGCCGACCGGCACCGCCACCGAGGAGGTCATCGTCCCGCAGGGCGTTCCGGACCGGCAGCCCAACGACCGCCTGCTCCAGCAGTCGTACGTGGTGGCCGGTGAGCCGGTGACGTTGCCCACCCTCGACGAGTCGCGGGAGCACCTGCGGGAGTGTCTGATCTCCATCCCGTGGGAGGGGCTGAAGCTGTCGGCTGGCGACCCGGCCGTGCCGGTCACCGTCGTACCCGCAGGCTGA